Proteins encoded within one genomic window of Scomber japonicus isolate fScoJap1 chromosome 16, fScoJap1.pri, whole genome shotgun sequence:
- the LOC128375349 gene encoding transmembrane protein 87A-like: MKMSGEQAHRLCLLLFALGFRAGTTAEVSVWTVDINSTKDAVFRKTLYANTTIFMKFQGDTRSCDRNLAFNISWYLRSSVCYNEVFNTPDNKAMNMFGMDHMLKDGWNGFYSQGYMYFDNCSTLFLPKVYYADFNPYQPLSSPKSDPSNQSLIWPDKPDISAVAKAWEDSPYLFIVKVQPLFRGVEDDDISAEQLSFAFTMKVEMKGPHDYSSPADWPLMMFFMVMCIVYVLFGALWLFWCACYWRDLLRIQFWIGAVIILGMLEKAVFYSEYQSIRYKGDYVQGAVIFAELLSALKRSLARILVLIVSLGYGIVKPRLGTTVHRLVAVGLLYLLFSSVEGVLRVTGGFYGTVALVANLSLSLIDSCVMWWIFISLSQTTRLLKLRRNIVKLSLYQHFTNTLIFSVLASIIFIIWTTKVFKLVDCQTGWRDLWVDDAFWRLLFSTILLVIMVLLRPSANSQRFSHSPLIDEDDDEEEAKEPMLNEAFEGMKMRGSKPDTNGSQKLLSKEDEDLKWVEENIPTTVADVALPVMLDEEEEILKTKMERSKME; encoded by the exons ATGAAGATGTCAGGTGAACAAGCGCATCGGCTGTGTTTGTTGCTCTTTGCATTGGGTTTCCGTGCCGGGACAACAGCAGAGGTTTCCGTATGGACCGTGGACATCAACTCG ACAAAAGATGCTGTATTTCGGAAGACACTATATGCCAACACCACCATCTTCATGAAGT TCCAGGGTGACACAAGGTCATGTGATAGAAACCTGGCGTTCAACATCAGCTGGTACCTGCGCTCCTCTGTCTGCTATAATGAGGTCTTTAACACACCA GACAACAAAGCGATGAACATGTTTGGCATGGATCACATGTTGAAAGACGGCTGGAACGGCTTCTACAGCCAGGGCTACATGTACTTTGATAACTGCTCCACCCTCTTCTTACCAAAG GTGTATTATGCAGATTTCAACCCATATCAGCCCCTGTCAAGCCCGAAG AGTGACCCGTCAAATCAGAGCCTCATTTGGCCTGACAAGCCG GACATCAGTGCAGTAGCTAAAGCTTGGGAGGACAGTCCGTATCTGTTCATAGTGAAGGTGCAGCCTTTATTCCGCGGAGTCGAGGATGACGACATCAGCGCGGAGCAGCTCAGCTTTGCTTTTACAA tgAAAGTAGAGATGAAAGGGCCACATGACTACTCCTCTCCAGCAGACTGGCCCCTGATGATG TTCTTCATGGTCATGTGCATTGTCTACGTGCTGTTCGGGGCTCTCTGGCTCTTCTGGTGCGCTTGCTATTGGAGGGATCTGCTGCGGATCCAGTTCTGGATCGGCGCCGTCATCATCCTCGGCATGCTGGAGAAAGCTGTGTTTTACTCCGAATACCAGAGCATTCGTTACAAAGGAGACTACG TTCAGGGCGCTGTGATTTTTGCTGAGCTACTCTCGGCTCTCAAAAGATCTCTGGCCCGAATCCTGGTCCTCATTGTCAGTCTTGGCTACGGCATAGTCAA GCCCAGGTTGGGTACCACAGTGCACCGGCTGGTAGCTGTCGGGCTTCTCTAtctgctcttctcctctgtGGAAGGTGTGCTGAGAGTGACAGGA GGCTTCTATGGGACCGTTGCCCTGGTGGCAAATCTCAGCCTCTCACTCATTGACTCCTGTGTCATGTGGTGG ATTTTCATCAGTCTGTCTCAAACCACTCGTCTCCTGAAGCTCCGCAGGAATATAGTGAAGCTGTCTCTGTATCAGCACTTCACCAACACTCTCATCTTCTCTGTTCTCG CTTCCATCATATTCATCATCTGGACCACCAAAGTCTTCAAGCTGGTGGACTGCCAGACG GGTTGGAGGGACTTGTGGGTAGACGATGCCTTCTGGCGGCTCCTGTTCTCCACCATACTGCTGGTCATCATGGTGCTGCTGCGACCCTCTGCCAACAGCCAGAG GTTCTCCCATTCCCCGCTgattgatgaagatgatgatgaggaggaggccAAGGAACCTATGCTGAATGAAGCTTTTG agggaATGAAGATGAGAGGATCAAAGCCTGACACCAACGGCTCCCAGAAACTGTTGAGCAAAGAG GATGAAGACCTAAAATGGGTAGAGGAGAATATTCCTACAACTGTTGCTGATGT AGCTCTCCCTGTAATGCTCGACGAAGAAGAG GAAATCCTGAAAACCAAGATGGAGCGATCCAAAATGGAGTAG